A DNA window from Ignavibacteriales bacterium contains the following coding sequences:
- the dnaX gene encoding DNA polymerase III subunit gamma/tau has protein sequence MAYLVTARKWRPMVFDDIIGQAHIATTLRNAIAANRLSHAYVFSGPRGVGKTTTARILAKAVNCTSPDKHNPDNKCDLCTEITEGRSVNVFEIDGASNRGVEEIRNLRDAVRYGPAKGKYKIYIIDEVHMLTKEAFNALLKTLEEPPSYVMFIFATTEIHKVPLTILSRCQRFEFRRISIEEIISRLHFIAKEEKILIDHDSLLLIAKRADGSMRDAQSIFDQVISFCGNKISSQQIIEMLNLVDEEYFFRLVDIIRSKEIKEGLLLADEIIKMGHDLREFLNGFIEHLRNILILKTTKSDKLIEASEAVKKRFETVADKFSEIDLLRLIKIASETESALKWNRQPRLNFEIAIVQMIKLDNSVEIGSLIERIENLSNSSGDDSSNNKSLHDETSNLKLKDAPIRGSVKATQPTLRPDQVIKPTIPLSQIPVVAEPIRLPTKNDILEKWSVFVSEARKERIAIGTMLSETSFIDINNDRLCIGCPDDFHADTLNVTKNRQYLQDIAERVYGAKVQLETILSSKTKSFSIPKTTEPPQETQSQSSVQQHPVIQALVKEFGVKPINR, from the coding sequence ATGGCATATCTTGTAACCGCGCGTAAGTGGAGACCGATGGTGTTCGATGACATTATTGGACAAGCGCATATTGCCACAACTCTACGAAATGCCATCGCCGCTAATAGATTATCTCATGCCTATGTTTTCAGCGGACCACGCGGTGTGGGGAAAACCACAACTGCCCGGATACTCGCCAAAGCCGTCAACTGTACTTCTCCGGACAAACATAATCCCGATAACAAGTGCGATCTATGCACCGAGATTACAGAAGGAAGAAGCGTAAATGTTTTTGAAATCGATGGTGCTTCTAACAGGGGAGTTGAAGAGATCAGAAATCTGCGCGATGCGGTGAGATACGGACCCGCCAAGGGGAAATACAAAATATACATTATCGATGAAGTGCACATGCTCACAAAAGAGGCGTTCAATGCCCTTCTAAAAACGCTTGAAGAGCCCCCTTCGTATGTTATGTTTATTTTTGCTACGACTGAAATTCATAAAGTGCCTCTCACAATACTTTCACGCTGTCAGCGGTTCGAGTTCAGAAGAATTTCCATCGAAGAAATAATATCCCGTTTGCATTTCATCGCGAAAGAAGAAAAAATATTGATCGACCACGACTCGTTATTGCTGATTGCCAAACGCGCCGATGGTTCCATGAGAGATGCACAGAGTATTTTCGATCAGGTTATTTCTTTTTGCGGAAATAAAATTTCATCTCAACAAATCATCGAAATGCTTAATCTCGTTGATGAAGAATATTTTTTCCGCCTTGTTGATATTATCAGATCGAAAGAAATAAAAGAAGGGCTATTACTCGCGGATGAGATAATAAAAATGGGGCATGATCTGAGAGAATTTCTAAACGGATTCATCGAACATCTTAGAAATATCCTGATCTTAAAAACAACTAAATCAGACAAATTAATAGAAGCATCCGAAGCGGTTAAAAAACGTTTTGAAACGGTTGCGGATAAATTTTCGGAAATCGATTTGTTGCGCCTCATAAAAATTGCCTCCGAAACTGAAAGTGCGCTCAAATGGAATCGACAACCACGATTGAATTTCGAAATTGCGATTGTCCAGATGATAAAGCTTGATAACTCAGTTGAAATCGGTTCTTTAATTGAGCGGATCGAAAATTTATCAAACTCTTCCGGTGATGACTCATCGAATAACAAATCGTTACATGATGAAACATCAAATCTAAAATTAAAAGATGCGCCTATTAGAGGAAGCGTGAAAGCAACTCAACCAACGTTGCGTCCGGATCAAGTGATTAAACCTACGATACCGCTTTCTCAAATTCCAGTTGTTGCAGAACCAATCCGGTTACCTACAAAAAATGATATCTTAGAAAAATGGTCTGTGTTTGTATCCGAAGCAAGAAAAGAACGTATCGCAATAGGCACGATGTTAAGTGAGACATCTTTTATCGATATTAACAACGATCGTCTTTGTATCGGTTGTCCCGACGATTTTCACGCCGACACACTTAACGTAACAAAAAATCGTCAATATCTTCAAGACATTGCAGAGCGAGTTTATGGCGCGAAAGTGCAACTCGAAACAATTCTCTCTTCGAAAACAAAATCATTCTCAATTCCAAAAACAACAGAACCACCGCAAGAGACTCAATCCCAATCATCAGTTCAACAACATCCCGTTATTCAAGCGCTCGTCAAAGAATTCGGAGTAAAACCTATCAACCGTTGA